TGGGAAGCTCTGCCGGAGGACGTCGCGCCGCTGGTGCACGCCCACCCCACCCAGACCGAAGCCCTGGGCGAGGCGCACCTCGCCCTGGCCGGCAAGCCGCTGCACGTGCACGGCTGACGTCGGCTCCGCAGTCAGCCAAGCACCCCGCCACACCACGAGGAGTCAGCAAGAGATGGCCTTCTCCGTTCAGATGCCGGCACTAGGCGAGAGCGTCACCGAGGGAACGATCACCCGGTGGCTCAAGCAGGAGGGCGAGACCGTCGAGGTCGACGAACCCCTGCTGGAGGTCTCCACCGACAAGGTCGACACCGAGATCCCGTCCCCCGCCGCCGGCGTGCTGCAGCGCATCATCGCTCAGGAGGACGACACCGTCGAGATCGGCGCCGAGCTCGCCGTGATCGGTGACGCCGGCGCGGCCCAGGCCCCCGCCGAGCCCGCCGCCCCGGCTCCCGCCGAGCAGCCCGCTCCGGCCGCCGAGCAGCCCGCCCCCGCCGCGCCCGCGCCGGCCCCCGAGGCTCCGGCCCCGGCCGCCCCTGCCGGTGGCGCGCAGGGCACCGACGTGAACATGCCCGCGCTCGGCGAGAGCGTCGCCGAGGGCACCGTGACCCGGTGGCTCAAGCAGGTCGGCGACAGCGTCGAGGTCGACGAGCCGCTGCTGGAGGTCTCCACCGACAAGGTGGACACCGAGATCCCGTCGCCGGTGGCGGGCACCCTGCTGGAGATCGCCGCCAACGAGGACGACACCGTCGAGGTCGGCGCCAAGCTCGCCGTGATCGGCGCCGCCGGCGCGGCTCCCGCCGCTGCCCCGGCTCCGCCGGCCCCCGAGCCCCAGGCCGCCGCTCCCGCGGCGCCGGCTCCCGCCCCGGCCGCTGCCCCGGCTCCGCCCGCGCCCGCTCCGGCAGCTCCCGCTCCGGCTCCGGTTCCGGCTGCCCCGGCTCCCGCCGAGGCTGCGCCGACCGGCGCCGCGCCCTACGTGACGCCGCTGGTGCGGAAGCTGGCCAACGAGCACAACATCGACCTGTCCGCGATCAAGGGCAGCGGTGTCGGCGGCCGGATCCGCAAGCAGGACGTGCAGGCCGCGATCGACGCCAAGAAGTCCGCCCCGGCGCAGGCCGCCGCTCCGGCCGCGGCGCCGAGCGCTTCGCTGGTGGAGCCGTCGGAAGAGGCCCAGGCGCTGCGCGGCACCACGCAGAAGATGTCGCGCCTGCGGCAGCTGCTGGCCCGCCGGATGGTGGAGTCGCTGCAGACCGCCGCGCAGCTGACCACGGTGATCGAGGTCGACGTGACCCGCATCGCCCGG
This portion of the Saccharopolyspora antimicrobica genome encodes:
- the sucB gene encoding 2-oxoglutarate dehydrogenase, E2 component, dihydrolipoamide succinyltransferase → MAFSVQMPALGESVTEGTITRWLKQEGETVEVDEPLLEVSTDKVDTEIPSPAAGVLQRIIAQEDDTVEIGAELAVIGDAGAAQAPAEPAAPAPAEQPAPAAEQPAPAAPAPAPEAPAPAAPAGGAQGTDVNMPALGESVAEGTVTRWLKQVGDSVEVDEPLLEVSTDKVDTEIPSPVAGTLLEIAANEDDTVEVGAKLAVIGAAGAAPAAAPAPPAPEPQAAAPAAPAPAPAAAPAPPAPAPAAPAPAPVPAAPAPAEAAPTGAAPYVTPLVRKLANEHNIDLSAIKGSGVGGRIRKQDVQAAIDAKKSAPAQAAAPAAAPSASLVEPSEEAQALRGTTQKMSRLRQLLARRMVESLQTAAQLTTVIEVDVTRIARLRDRAKANFEAAEGVKLSFLPFFAKAAAEALKLHPKLNASINDDTKEVTYHGAEHLSVAVDTERGLVSPVIHDAGDLNLGGLARKIADLAARTRNNKIKPDELSGGTFTITNTGSRGALFDTPILNPPQVGMLGTGAVVKRPVVVADENGGDTIAIRSMVYLALSYDHRLVDGADAARFLSTLKQRLEEGAFEADLGL